From Polynucleobacter sp. MWH-P3-07-1:
TGGCAGGATGCCATTGAGTTAGGCGCTTATGGTGTGCATCTCGGTCAAGAAGACTTAGTCACCGCTGATCTTGATGCCATCAGAAATGCTGGCCTTCGTTTAGGCTTAAGCACCCATGGATATGCTGAGATGGTCTATGCAGATCGCTTCTGCCCCAGCTATATTGCCATGGGAGCGATATTCCCAACAACACTTAAACGCATGCCTACCGCACCTCAAGGCCTGGGGCGCTTATATAAATACGCTCAATTAATGCAAGCCTATTCATTAGTGGCGATTGGTGGCATCGATGAGGGCAGTATTCATGCTGTTGCTCAGAGTGGCGTTGGATCCGTAGCGGTGGTTAGAGCCATTACTGGATCGAATGATCCGCGGGCTGCCGTCAAGCGACTAAAGGAATTAATGCAGGCCTAGCAGTATTGAGAATCTATCGATCCTCTTGAGGCAATGATGTTGGGTAAAACTCAAACATTGGCCAAAGCGGTCCCGACCCTTCTCCGATCGATAGGTAACGCCCCGCCTCAAGCCCTGCTTCAACATAGGCAATAGCTTTTGCTACAGAATGAGCCAAATCATGCCCATCCGCTAGATAAGTTGCAATTGCGGCCGAAAGGGAGCAGCCTGTGCCATGCGTATTTTCTGTATCAATACGACGGTGCTTAAACTCTTTTGATTGAGTAATTTCTAGGCCGTCTTCAATACTGCGCCACATCAAAAAATCGGTGAGTTCATCATGCTTTGCATCCAAATGGCCGCCCTTAATCAAAACCGCCTGAGGACCTAAGGCTAATAATTCATCTGCGGCAGATTTGAAGTCATCAACTTGATAGATATCACGGCCCAGCAGTAAAGAGGCCTCTTCTAAGTTGGGTGTTACTAGGCTAGCCATCGGAAATAATTCACTGATCATCGCCTGCGCAGTATCGTCGCCACCCAAACTTGCCCCAGATGTTGCTCGCAACACAGGATCTAAAATGATTCTGGTAACACCATGTTTTCGCAAGGATTTGGCAACCAGCTGCACAATTTCTGGACTAGCCAACATTCCAATTTTGACTGAATCAGCGCCGATATCACTGAGGACTGCATCAATTTGAGCCTCGATAATCTGCAAATCAATATCCTGAATCGCAGTAACGCCCAATGTATTTTGGGCGGTGATTGCCGTAATCACTGACAAACCATAAGCGCCTAAGGAGGTAATGACCTTGAGGTCCGCCTGGATCCCAGCACCTCCCCCGCTATCGGAGCCAGCAATGGTCAGTACTTTGGGGATCTGGACGGAAGTCGGAAGCAGGGTCTTCATATTGCTATAATATTCGCTTATTCCTCGATAGCTCAGCGGTAGAGCAGCAGACTGTTAATCTGTTGGTCCGTGGTTCGATCCCACGTCGAGGAGCCAAGTTCTTGCAGAAAAGCCACCCTAGGGTGGCTTTTTCTTTTAGCACATTATGTTGGGTTATTTTTGAACGGTAGGTTGAGCTGGCGGGCTAGTCGCCTGCGGATTGTTGGATGCAGGAGCAGTTTGAGCTGGAGACGCATTACCTGCACCCGGAGTTAAATTGGTCACCTGGTCAACGCAATCATTGCTGTCATAAGTCACTTCATAGACCATTAAGTTGCCATCGGCAAGCGATTCAACTGGAGTAGTAACAACCTCACTAACACCTAAAGTAAAGACGTCCGCCGTTCCTTCGGCAAGTGCTCGCGCAGTTTTCGCACCTTCAGTGTAG
This genomic window contains:
- the thiD gene encoding bifunctional hydroxymethylpyrimidine kinase/phosphomethylpyrimidine kinase; protein product: MKTLLPTSVQIPKVLTIAGSDSGGGAGIQADLKVITSLGAYGLSVITAITAQNTLGVTAIQDIDLQIIEAQIDAVLSDIGADSVKIGMLASPEIVQLVAKSLRKHGVTRIILDPVLRATSGASLGGDDTAQAMISELFPMASLVTPNLEEASLLLGRDIYQVDDFKSAADELLALGPQAVLIKGGHLDAKHDELTDFLMWRSIEDGLEITQSKEFKHRRIDTENTHGTGCSLSAAIATYLADGHDLAHSVAKAIAYVEAGLEAGRYLSIGEGSGPLWPMFEFYPTSLPQEDR